Proteins found in one Vallitalea guaymasensis genomic segment:
- a CDS encoding CpaF family protein, with protein sequence MTADLDNLKDVVRNRIDLTKDPTDEDIKDIIDEVIKEKSREEYVSITKRYELGDKLFNSIRRLDVLQPLLEDKSVTEIMINGKDDIFIERKGRIKKIDGCFESTVKLEDVIQQIVAKVNRIVNESSPIVDARLSDGSRINIVLPPIALNGPIVTIRKFPDKPISIEELIQWGSLSKEVADILDKMVKARYNIFICGGTGSGKTTFLNVLSNFIPRDERIITIEDSAELQIRSVDNLVRLETRNENVQGKGKISIRDLIKSSLRMRPDRIVVGEVRGEEALDMLQAMNTGHDGSLSTGHANSTKDMLSRLETMILTGANMPLEAIRQQIASAIDIMIHLGRLRDKSRRVLEITEIKGYEKGNIILNPLYEFHESGKNNESNSRVEGKLIRTGNKLIHRDKFIMAGVEVGEEI encoded by the coding sequence TTGACAGCAGATTTGGATAATTTAAAGGATGTAGTTAGAAATAGAATAGATTTGACGAAAGACCCTACTGATGAAGATATTAAAGATATAATCGACGAAGTAATAAAAGAGAAATCTAGAGAAGAGTATGTCAGTATAACAAAAAGATATGAATTAGGGGATAAACTTTTTAATTCCATCAGGAGACTTGATGTATTGCAGCCTCTTCTAGAAGATAAATCTGTCACAGAAATCATGATAAATGGGAAAGATGATATATTCATAGAACGAAAAGGAAGAATCAAGAAGATTGATGGGTGTTTCGAAAGTACTGTCAAATTAGAAGATGTCATTCAACAGATTGTAGCTAAGGTTAATAGAATAGTCAACGAATCCTCTCCTATTGTAGATGCAAGACTTTCAGATGGTTCAAGAATAAATATTGTTTTACCTCCAATAGCATTAAATGGTCCAATAGTAACTATAAGAAAATTCCCCGATAAGCCAATTAGCATAGAAGAGTTGATACAGTGGGGAAGTCTATCAAAAGAAGTAGCAGATATCTTGGATAAGATGGTGAAAGCAAGATATAATATCTTCATTTGCGGTGGAACAGGTTCTGGTAAGACAACATTTCTTAATGTACTATCTAATTTTATACCTAGAGATGAGAGAATTATTACTATTGAAGATTCAGCTGAGTTGCAGATCAGATCAGTTGATAATCTTGTTAGATTGGAAACCAGGAATGAAAATGTCCAGGGTAAAGGGAAGATCAGCATTAGAGATCTGATTAAATCTTCATTGAGAATGCGTCCAGATAGAATAGTTGTTGGTGAAGTCAGAGGTGAAGAAGCACTGGATATGTTACAAGCCATGAATACTGGACATGATGGGTCCTTATCAACAGGACATGCCAATTCTACAAAAGATATGTTAAGCAGATTGGAGACGATGATTCTAACTGGTGCAAATATGCCACTTGAGGCTATTAGACAGCAGATAGCTTCTGCTATAGATATAATGATACATCTAGGAAGGCTTAGGGATAAATCAAGAAGGGTTCTTGAAATAACTGAAATTAAAGGATATGAGAAGGGCAATATAATACTTAATCCACTATATGAATTTCACGAATCCGGTAAAAACAA